AAAGAAAACCTTGACGATATTAAGGAAAAATTTCTGTTGAGCGGTTACTCAAGATTACCTGTATTTAGAGGAGATATTGATAATATTGTTGGAGTATTGCACGAAAAAGACTTTTATCAGGCTCTGAACAGGAAGGAAAAAGATATTAAAGGGCTTGTTTCCAAAATATTGTTTGTTACGCCCAACAAAAAAATTTCAGAGCTGTTGAAAGAACTTCAAATTGCAAAAGCACATATGGCAATAGTAATTGATGAATATGGAGGAACAGAGGGCCTTGTTACAATGGAGGACATAATTGAAGAGCTTGTGGGAGAAATATGGGATGAGCATGACGAGGTAATAGAATGGTTCAAAAAGATTGATGACGACAAGTTCCTTATTTCATGCAATGCAGACATTGAAGACATGTTTGATTTGTTTGGACTTGAAGCTGATGATGAGATGGATGTTACGACAGTGAATGGATTTATTACAACACTCTTCGAAGAAATTCCAGAGGTTGGGGGCAGAATTGCATATAAAAATTTGGATATTACCGTAACAAAGGCTGAAGCAAAAAGAGTCCTGGAAATACAGGTTGAAAAAATAAAAAATGAAGCACATACCATTGTTCAATAATTAAGATATATTTATTAGAAACAAGCATATTATTTAGTATGTTTGTTTTTTTGTGCCTTAAATTGCAGGGTGATGACTTATTAACAAAGAAGCATATACATGGAGAGGGTTGAATATGGGGAAAATATGGATTAGCTTGATAGGACTTGGCATACTGTTTTCATTTTTGAACGGGAGTCCTCAAACAGTTACAAATGTTTTATTTTATGACTTGGAAAAATCAGTTGAGATTATATTAAGTTTACTGCCTGTTATGGCTTTTTGGACAGGGTTAATGGCAATAGTTGAAAAATCAGGAATTTTAAGCAGGGTTTCGACAGCAATTAAACCTATAGTCGGATTTTTGTTTAAAGAGGTTCAAAATAATACAAAAGCAGTTAATGCAATTATTATGACATTAGCAGCAAATATGCTTGGTATCGGTAATTCTGCTACTGCATTCGGCATAAAGGCAATGCATGAAATGCAGCTTCATAACAGAGATAAAAGCACAGCAAATAATGCAATGTGTATGTTTTTAATAATTAACGTATCGTCCGTTCAGCTTATTCCTATAAATATAATAAAATTAAGGGCGGATTCGGGAGCGGCCTTTCCGGGAGATGTAATGGTACCTACTATTGTTGCAACAGCTTTTTCAACAGCGGTTGCAGTTGCTGCCGCAAAATATTACGAAGGGAGGGATTTCAGATGAGCGCATCAGATATACTGCTTTCGTCGGTAATTGGAGGAATATTAATTTACGGAATGATAAAAAATGTGGATATTTACGGCGTTTTTGTTGAAGGGGCACTGGAAGGTGCAAAATCTGCAGTGAAAATTTTTCCATATATACTGGCTGTTGTTTTTGCAATCAATTTATTTATACATTCCGGAGCAGAAGCTTTTATTGTGGGAATTCTTTCTCCCTTAACTTCTATGATTGGGTTTCCCCCGGAAATCTTATCGCTGTCAATAGTAAAACCCCTTTCCGGAGGCGGATCACTGGGTGTATTTAAAACAATACTCGATATTTACGGTCCGGACTCATACATAGGAAGAACCGCATCGGTGTTAATGGGATCATCAGAGACGATTTTTTATACTGTTGCAGTATATTTTGGAGCTGTAGGAATTAAAAACGTAAGGTATACAATAAAAGTTGGCTTAATAGCTCATTGTGCATCAATTTTTGCTGCGCTGGCAGTATGCAAATTAATGTTTTAAAATAGTAAGTTAAACTGTTTTTTGTGAATCAGGCTTTAGCTATGATTTATGCAAGTTAATTACTTAGTATATCGCGGAAGCTCCTGCCAAAATACAAAGACTCCCAGAAATAAAAATATATCACCTATACTTATTGATTTAGGAAAAGGGTAGGGAGAAGCAAGAGTTATAACGTCACACAGCATTTTAAACTTTGTATCTTCGGTTAGAAGTGAATGTATCAGATCCTGACCTGTTCCAAGGTATAACCTGTTAGCATCTGCATTAGCCAGCAAATCGGAAACAAGCACAGGCATTTTGAAATCATTCGATGCTATTGCAATAAAGTTGAGAAGTGTACCTATAAGCAAAAGCTTCATGAATGTTTTTTTGAAGTTTAGTGTTGAAACGATTATCAGCGCAAGGTATATAAGCCAGTTCAGGCTCAAAATCCTAAGCAGGTTGTTATGGCTGAAATTTCCGTATAAATATTCAGCAGTAATTTCTATTACGGCCACTGCTATCAGTATTTTATATCCTTTAATTTCTAATTTAATATCTGTGAAATTAATTTTTCTGTTTCTTATAATCAGGATGAATATGGACAGTATTGAAAAAAATATGATTTCAGGAAGCATAGTACACCTATTCTGTTACCTTGTAATATGTGGTTCTCAGAGCTATTATTGCGTCGTC
Above is a window of Sedimentibacter sp. MB35-C1 DNA encoding:
- a CDS encoding nucleoside recognition domain-containing protein; the protein is MGKIWISLIGLGILFSFLNGSPQTVTNVLFYDLEKSVEIILSLLPVMAFWTGLMAIVEKSGILSRVSTAIKPIVGFLFKEVQNNTKAVNAIIMTLAANMLGIGNSATAFGIKAMHEMQLHNRDKSTANNAMCMFLIINVSSVQLIPINIIKLRADSGAAFPGDVMVPTIVATAFSTAVAVAAAKYYEGRDFR
- a CDS encoding spore maturation protein, with product MSASDILLSSVIGGILIYGMIKNVDIYGVFVEGALEGAKSAVKIFPYILAVVFAINLFIHSGAEAFIVGILSPLTSMIGFPPEILSLSIVKPLSGGGSLGVFKTILDIYGPDSYIGRTASVLMGSSETIFYTVAVYFGAVGIKNVRYTIKVGLIAHCASIFAALAVCKLMF
- a CDS encoding DUF5317 domain-containing protein, whose product is MLPEIIFFSILSIFILIIRNRKINFTDIKLEIKGYKILIAVAVIEITAEYLYGNFSHNNLLRILSLNWLIYLALIIVSTLNFKKTFMKLLLIGTLLNFIAIASNDFKMPVLVSDLLANADANRLYLGTGQDLIHSLLTEDTKFKMLCDVITLASPYPFPKSISIGDIFLFLGVFVFWQELPRYTK